One stretch of Oncorhynchus clarkii lewisi isolate Uvic-CL-2024 chromosome 1, UVic_Ocla_1.0, whole genome shotgun sequence DNA includes these proteins:
- the LOC139408501 gene encoding neuronal cell adhesion molecule-like isoform X8: MERTRARATVFLMLFLGNLGNALEVPLDLPQPPTITHQSPKDFIIDPRENIVIHCDAKGKPHPSFSWTRNGTHFDIDQDPKVTMRPHSGTLVVDISGEKVESYEGVYQCTARNEHGTAVSNNIVIRQSRSPLWSKERNEPIIVQEGVSLVLQCRPPAGLPPPIIFWMNINFQRLPQSSRVSQALNGDLYFSNVLKEDSRNDYICYARFPHTQTIQQKQPITVTVLNHGSAEERRPTFLIPSGSSSSKMVLRGQVLELECIAEGLPTPEVSWSKVSGEFPAKRTSFLHFQKTLRIVDVSEADAGEYRCTARNRLASVHHTIRVTVKAAPYWISTPRNLVLAPRERGNLICRASGTPKPTITWAMNGIPIENSPKDPSRKVEGDTIIFEEVQTGSSAVYQCHASNEYGYLLSNAFVNVLSETPRVLTPANKVYQVIRNSRALLDCSSFGSPIPKITWFKDSRSSTLDGDPYVLHENGTLEIHVAQALNSGKYTCVARNSLGISENHVYLEVKEPTRILKQPEYMVVQRNRNVVFECKVKHDPSLIPTMTWVKDNGELPDDERFVVDSDSLTITDVTENDSGTYTCIMITTLDQDSASAELTVVEQPDPPTDLELTDQKPRSVQLTWIPGDEHNSPIHMFVIQYADSLHHHGHWHNLTVVPGFKTTAHLKLSPYVHYTFRVLALNAVGLSNPSLPSRVYKTNPSAPDENPSGVDGFGTEHDNLVISWKPMSGHQANGPGLQYKVMWRQKDVDKEWTSVTVANVSKFMVSGTPTFTPYEVQVQAINDYGIGPEPAVVTGHSGEDLPMQAPDNVQVLVLNSSLAEVHWEPVPPKTVRGRLKGYKVYYWRERSLHKHNPHHVEQQVLTFSGNKSHGILPGLQPYSLYLFNVRVFNGKGEGPASSNQQFETPEGVPGRPSFLRITNPNLDSLTLEWGPPYDRNGRLTGYTLKYQTVNISDVLGPVEELALPANETSVTLLNLKYSTRYKFYFNAKTGQGAGPVVTEEAATIMDEAMAARQVDIATQGWFIGLMCAIALLILVLLIICFIQRNKGGKYPVKEKEDAHTDPEFQPMKEDDCTFGEYSDTEDHKPLKGSRTPSNGTVHRDNSDDSLVDYGGDGGDGQFNEDGSFIGQYSGKSSARDTAGGHESSEAPSPVNTSAMNSFV; encoded by the exons TGCCGCAGCCACCAACCATAACCCACCAGTCTCCCAAGGATTTCATCATCGACCCTCGGGAGAACATCGTCATCCACTGTGATGCCAAGGGGAAGCCGCatcccag CTTCTCGTGGACCAGGAACGGGACCCACTTTGACATTGACCAGGACCCCAAGGTCACAATGCGACCCCACTCTGGCACCCTGGTGGTGGACATCAGTGGAGAGAAGGTTGAGTCATATGAGGGGGTGTACCAGTGTACGGCCAGGAACGAACATGGGACTGCAGTATCAAACAATATCGTCATCAGACAGTCCA GGTCCCCCTTGTGGTCGAAGGAAAGAAACGAGCCGATCATCGTTCAGGAGGGCGTGTCTCTGGTGCTACAGTGCCGGCCCCCTGCCGGCCTGCCCCCTCCCATCATCTTCTGGATGAACATCA aCTTCCAGAGGCTGCCTCAGAGCAGCCGTGTGTCCCAGGCGTTGAATGGAGACCTGTACTTCTCCAACGTCCTGAAGGAGGACTCGAGGAACGACTACATCTGTTACGCCCGCTTCCCCCACACGCAGACCATCCAGCAGAAACAACCCATCACCGTCACAGTGCTCAACc ATGGCTCggcggaggagaggagacccACCTTCCTGATTCCGTCTGGCTCCAGCAGCTCCAAgatggtgctgagaggacaggTCCTGGAGTTGGAGTGTATCGCTGAGGGACT accCACTCCAGAGGTCTCATGGAGTAAGGTGAGCGGGGAGTTCCCTGCCAAGCGGACCTCCTTCCTGCACTTCCAGAAGACACTGCGCATTGTTGACGTGTCTGAGGCGGACGCCGGAGAGTACcgctgcaccgcccgcaaccgcctGGCCTCCGTACACCACACCATCCGCGTCACCGTCAAAG CGGCCCCGTACTGGATCAGTACCCCCAGAAACCTGGTGCTGGCTCCCAGAGAGAGGGGTAATTTGATCTGCAGGGCCAGCGGTACCCCCAAACCCACCATCACCTGGGCCATGAACGGAATCCCCATAGAAA ATTCACCTAAGGACCCTAGTAGGAAGGTGGAGGGCGACACCATCATCTTCGAGGAAGTTCAGACCGGATCCAGTGCAGTCTATCAGTGCCACGCCTCCAATGAATATGGATATCTGCTGTCCAATGCCTTCGTCAACGTTCTCT CTGAAACACCCAGAGTCCTGACACCAGCTAACAAGGTCTACCAGGTGATCAGGAACAGCCGCGCCTTACTGGACTGTTCCTCCTTCGGCTCGCCCATCCCCAAAATAACATG GTTTAAGGACAGCAGGTCCAGCACCCTGGACGGGGACCCCTACGTGCTGCATGAGAACGGGACTCTGGAGATACACGTGGCCCAGGCCCTCAACAGTGGGAAGTACACTTGTGTGGCCAGGAACTCTCTGGGCATCTCCGAGAACCATGTCTATCTTGAGGTCAAAG AGCCCACGCGTATCCTGAAGCAGCCGGAGTACATGGTGGTGCAGAGGAACAGGAACGTGGTGTTTGAGTGTAAAGTAAAACACGACCCCTCCCTCATCCCTACCATGACCTGGGTCAAAGACAACGGAGAACTACCCGACGACGAGAG GTTTGTGGTGGACTCTGACAGCCTGACCATAACAGACGTGACAGAGAATGACTCAGGAACTTACACCTGCATCATGATCACTACTCTGGACCAGGACTCTGCTAGCGCTGAGCTCACTGTTGTCG AACAACCAGACCCTCCTACTGACCTGGAGCTGACAGACCAGAAGCCCAGGAGTGTCCAGCTCACCTGGATACCCGGAGACGAACACAACAGCCCTATTcaca tgtttgTGATCCAATACGCAGACTCTCTCCACCACCATGGCCACTGGCACAACCTGACGGTGGTTCCGGGCTTCAAGACCACGGCCCACCTTAAGCTGTCTCCTTATGTCCACTACACCTTCCGAGTCCTGGCCCTCAATGCCGTGGGCCTCTCCAACCCCTCCTTGCCCTCCCGCGTATACAAGACCAACCCTTCAG CTCCAGATGAGAACCCCAGTGGAGTTGATGGCTTTGGAACGGAACACGACAACCTTGTGATCTCATGGAAG CCAATGTCAGGTCACCAGGCCAACGGACCAGGCCTGCAGTACAAGGTGATGTGGAGACAGAAGGACGTGGACAAGGAGTGGACGTCAGTGACCGTGGCTAACGTCTCCAAGTTCATGGTCTCTGGCACGCCCACCTTCACACCCTACGAGGTCCAGGTTCAAGCCATCAACGACTACGGGATTGGACCTGAGCCTGCTGTGGTCACCGGGCACTCTGGGGAGGACT TGCCGATGCAGGCACCAGACAATGTCCAGGTCCTGGTGTTGAACAGCAGTCTGGCTGAGGTGCACTGGGAGCCGGTCCCTCCTAAGACAGTACGGGGACGTCTTAAGGgatacaag GTGTACTACTGGCGTGAGCGGAGCCTCCACAAACACAACCCCCACCATGTGGAGCAGCAAGTCCTGACCTTCAGTGGGAACAAGAGCCATGGCATACTCCCAGGCCTGCAGCCCTACAGCCTCTACCTGTTCAACGTCAGGGTCTTCAACGGCAAGGGGGAGGGTCCCGCCAGCTCCAACCAGCAGTTCGAGACCCCTGAGGGAG TCCCTGGGCGGCCATCTTTCCTGAGGATCACCAACCCTAACCTGGACTCTCTCACTCTGGAGTGGGGCCCTCCCTACGACCGCAACGGACGCCTCACCGGCTACACCCTCAAATATCAGACCG TCAATATCTCCGACGTGCTGGGTCCGGTGGAGGAGCTGGCCCTGCCAGCCAACGAGACCTCCGTCACTCTCCTTAACCTCAAGTACAGCACACGTTACAAGTTTTATTTCAATGCCAAAACAGGCCAGGGAGCAGGGCCTGTCGTTACAGAGGAAGCCGCAACGATCATGGACGAAG CTATGGCAGCCCGACAGGTGGATATTGCAACTCAGGGCTGGTTCATCGGCCTGATGTGTGCCATCGCTCTCCTCATCCTCGTTCTCCTCATCATCTGCTTCATACAGAGAAACAAGGGAGGAAAATACCCAG tgaAAGAAAAGGAGGACGCTCACACAGACCCAGAGTTCCAGCCCATGAAAGAGGATGACTGTACTTTCGGGGAATACAG TGACACTGAGGACCATAAGCCGTTAAAAGGGAGCCGCACACCGTCTAATGGGACGGTGCACAGGGACAACAGTGACGACAGTTTAGTAGACTACGGCGGCGATGGTGGAGACGGCCAGTTCAACGAGGATGGGTCTTTTATTGGACAGTATAGCGGGAAGAGCTCCGCCAGGGACACTGCTGGGGGCCACGAAAGCTCCGAGGCCCCGTCCCCTGTTAATACCTCCGCTATGAACTCCTTTGTGTAG
- the LOC139408501 gene encoding neuronal cell adhesion molecule-like isoform X9 produces the protein MERTRARATVFLMLFLGNLGNALEVPLDLPQPPTITHQSPKDFIIDPRENIVIHCDAKGKPHPSFSWTRNGTHFDIDQDPKVTMRPHSGTLVVDISGEKVESYEGVYQCTARNEHGTAVSNNIVIRQSRSPLWSKERNEPIIVQEGVSLVLQCRPPAGLPPPIIFWMNINFQRLPQSSRVSQALNGDLYFSNVLKEDSRNDYICYARFPHTQTIQQKQPITVTVLNLDAINETVAALYNETDFLSDGSAEERRPTFLIPSGSSSSKMVLRGQVLELECIAEGLPTPEVSWSKVSGEFPAKRTSFLHFQKTLRIVDVSEADAGEYRCTARNRLASVHHTIRVTVKAAPYWISTPRNLVLAPRERGNLICRASGTPKPTITWAMNGIPIENSPKDPSRKVEGDTIIFEEVQTGSSAVYQCHASNEYGYLLSNAFVNVLSETPRVLTPANKVYQVIRNSRALLDCSSFGSPIPKITWFKDSRSSTLDGDPYVLHENGTLEIHVAQALNSGKYTCVARNSLGISENHVYLEVKEPTRILKQPEYMVVQRNRNVVFECKVKHDPSLIPTMTWVKDNGELPDDERFVVDSDSLTITDVTENDSGTYTCIMITTLDQDSASAELTVVEQPDPPTDLELTDQKPRSVQLTWIPGDEHNSPIHMFVIQYADSLHHHGHWHNLTVVPGFKTTAHLKLSPYVHYTFRVLALNAVGLSNPSLPSRVYKTNPSAPDENPSGVDGFGTEHDNLVISWKPMSGHQANGPGLQYKVMWRQKDVDKEWTSVTVANVSKFMVSGTPTFTPYEVQVQAINDYGIGPEPAVVTGHSGEDLPMQAPDNVQVLVLNSSLAEVHWEPVPPKTVRGRLKGYKVYYWRERSLHKHNPHHVEQQVLTFSGNKSHGILPGLQPYSLYLFNVRVFNGKGEGPASSNQQFETPEGVPGRPSFLRITNPNLDSLTLEWGPPYDRNGRLTGYTLKYQTVNISDVLGPVEELALPANETSVTLLNLKYSTRYKFYFNAKTGQGAGPVVTEEAATIMDEVHPAAPAFGNVSSSVGEDGTLISWEYWGAEKNVYVEYIVENDNSEEEWQKEYVNGSRVYVLKGLKEGLSYRVRVVAKGHNGQAVLHQSEELLVMIPAMAARQVDIATQGWFIGLMCAIALLILVLLIICFIQRNKGGKYPVKEKEDAHTDPEFQPMKEDDCTFGEYSDTEDHKPLKGSRTPSNGTVHRDNSDDSLVDYGGDGGDGQFNEDGSFIGQYSGKSSARDTAGGHESSEAPSPVNTSAMNSFV, from the exons TGCCGCAGCCACCAACCATAACCCACCAGTCTCCCAAGGATTTCATCATCGACCCTCGGGAGAACATCGTCATCCACTGTGATGCCAAGGGGAAGCCGCatcccag CTTCTCGTGGACCAGGAACGGGACCCACTTTGACATTGACCAGGACCCCAAGGTCACAATGCGACCCCACTCTGGCACCCTGGTGGTGGACATCAGTGGAGAGAAGGTTGAGTCATATGAGGGGGTGTACCAGTGTACGGCCAGGAACGAACATGGGACTGCAGTATCAAACAATATCGTCATCAGACAGTCCA GGTCCCCCTTGTGGTCGAAGGAAAGAAACGAGCCGATCATCGTTCAGGAGGGCGTGTCTCTGGTGCTACAGTGCCGGCCCCCTGCCGGCCTGCCCCCTCCCATCATCTTCTGGATGAACATCA aCTTCCAGAGGCTGCCTCAGAGCAGCCGTGTGTCCCAGGCGTTGAATGGAGACCTGTACTTCTCCAACGTCCTGAAGGAGGACTCGAGGAACGACTACATCTGTTACGCCCGCTTCCCCCACACGCAGACCATCCAGCAGAAACAACCCATCACCGTCACAGTGCTCAACc TGGATGCAATCAATGAGACTGTTGCTGCTTTGTACAATGAAACTGATTTTCTTAGTG ATGGCTCggcggaggagaggagacccACCTTCCTGATTCCGTCTGGCTCCAGCAGCTCCAAgatggtgctgagaggacaggTCCTGGAGTTGGAGTGTATCGCTGAGGGACT accCACTCCAGAGGTCTCATGGAGTAAGGTGAGCGGGGAGTTCCCTGCCAAGCGGACCTCCTTCCTGCACTTCCAGAAGACACTGCGCATTGTTGACGTGTCTGAGGCGGACGCCGGAGAGTACcgctgcaccgcccgcaaccgcctGGCCTCCGTACACCACACCATCCGCGTCACCGTCAAAG CGGCCCCGTACTGGATCAGTACCCCCAGAAACCTGGTGCTGGCTCCCAGAGAGAGGGGTAATTTGATCTGCAGGGCCAGCGGTACCCCCAAACCCACCATCACCTGGGCCATGAACGGAATCCCCATAGAAA ATTCACCTAAGGACCCTAGTAGGAAGGTGGAGGGCGACACCATCATCTTCGAGGAAGTTCAGACCGGATCCAGTGCAGTCTATCAGTGCCACGCCTCCAATGAATATGGATATCTGCTGTCCAATGCCTTCGTCAACGTTCTCT CTGAAACACCCAGAGTCCTGACACCAGCTAACAAGGTCTACCAGGTGATCAGGAACAGCCGCGCCTTACTGGACTGTTCCTCCTTCGGCTCGCCCATCCCCAAAATAACATG GTTTAAGGACAGCAGGTCCAGCACCCTGGACGGGGACCCCTACGTGCTGCATGAGAACGGGACTCTGGAGATACACGTGGCCCAGGCCCTCAACAGTGGGAAGTACACTTGTGTGGCCAGGAACTCTCTGGGCATCTCCGAGAACCATGTCTATCTTGAGGTCAAAG AGCCCACGCGTATCCTGAAGCAGCCGGAGTACATGGTGGTGCAGAGGAACAGGAACGTGGTGTTTGAGTGTAAAGTAAAACACGACCCCTCCCTCATCCCTACCATGACCTGGGTCAAAGACAACGGAGAACTACCCGACGACGAGAG GTTTGTGGTGGACTCTGACAGCCTGACCATAACAGACGTGACAGAGAATGACTCAGGAACTTACACCTGCATCATGATCACTACTCTGGACCAGGACTCTGCTAGCGCTGAGCTCACTGTTGTCG AACAACCAGACCCTCCTACTGACCTGGAGCTGACAGACCAGAAGCCCAGGAGTGTCCAGCTCACCTGGATACCCGGAGACGAACACAACAGCCCTATTcaca tgtttgTGATCCAATACGCAGACTCTCTCCACCACCATGGCCACTGGCACAACCTGACGGTGGTTCCGGGCTTCAAGACCACGGCCCACCTTAAGCTGTCTCCTTATGTCCACTACACCTTCCGAGTCCTGGCCCTCAATGCCGTGGGCCTCTCCAACCCCTCCTTGCCCTCCCGCGTATACAAGACCAACCCTTCAG CTCCAGATGAGAACCCCAGTGGAGTTGATGGCTTTGGAACGGAACACGACAACCTTGTGATCTCATGGAAG CCAATGTCAGGTCACCAGGCCAACGGACCAGGCCTGCAGTACAAGGTGATGTGGAGACAGAAGGACGTGGACAAGGAGTGGACGTCAGTGACCGTGGCTAACGTCTCCAAGTTCATGGTCTCTGGCACGCCCACCTTCACACCCTACGAGGTCCAGGTTCAAGCCATCAACGACTACGGGATTGGACCTGAGCCTGCTGTGGTCACCGGGCACTCTGGGGAGGACT TGCCGATGCAGGCACCAGACAATGTCCAGGTCCTGGTGTTGAACAGCAGTCTGGCTGAGGTGCACTGGGAGCCGGTCCCTCCTAAGACAGTACGGGGACGTCTTAAGGgatacaag GTGTACTACTGGCGTGAGCGGAGCCTCCACAAACACAACCCCCACCATGTGGAGCAGCAAGTCCTGACCTTCAGTGGGAACAAGAGCCATGGCATACTCCCAGGCCTGCAGCCCTACAGCCTCTACCTGTTCAACGTCAGGGTCTTCAACGGCAAGGGGGAGGGTCCCGCCAGCTCCAACCAGCAGTTCGAGACCCCTGAGGGAG TCCCTGGGCGGCCATCTTTCCTGAGGATCACCAACCCTAACCTGGACTCTCTCACTCTGGAGTGGGGCCCTCCCTACGACCGCAACGGACGCCTCACCGGCTACACCCTCAAATATCAGACCG TCAATATCTCCGACGTGCTGGGTCCGGTGGAGGAGCTGGCCCTGCCAGCCAACGAGACCTCCGTCACTCTCCTTAACCTCAAGTACAGCACACGTTACAAGTTTTATTTCAATGCCAAAACAGGCCAGGGAGCAGGGCCTGTCGTTACAGAGGAAGCCGCAACGATCATGGACGAAG TGCATCCAGCGGCTCCGGCATTCGGGAACGTTAGCTCTTCCGTGGGAGAGGACGGAACGCTGATCAGTTGGGAATACTGGGGAGCGGAAAAAAACGTTTATGTAGAATATATAGTAGAGAACGATAACA GTGAAGAGGAGTGGCAGAAAGAGTATGTAAATGGCTCTCGGGTCTATGTGCTGAAGGGCTTAAAGGAGGGCCTGTCCTATAGGGTGCGAGTGGTCGCCAAGGGCCACAACGGCCAAGCGGTGCTCCACCAATCAGAAGAGCTTTTGGTGATGATTCCAG CTATGGCAGCCCGACAGGTGGATATTGCAACTCAGGGCTGGTTCATCGGCCTGATGTGTGCCATCGCTCTCCTCATCCTCGTTCTCCTCATCATCTGCTTCATACAGAGAAACAAGGGAGGAAAATACCCAG tgaAAGAAAAGGAGGACGCTCACACAGACCCAGAGTTCCAGCCCATGAAAGAGGATGACTGTACTTTCGGGGAATACAG TGACACTGAGGACCATAAGCCGTTAAAAGGGAGCCGCACACCGTCTAATGGGACGGTGCACAGGGACAACAGTGACGACAGTTTAGTAGACTACGGCGGCGATGGTGGAGACGGCCAGTTCAACGAGGATGGGTCTTTTATTGGACAGTATAGCGGGAAGAGCTCCGCCAGGGACACTGCTGGGGGCCACGAAAGCTCCGAGGCCCCGTCCCCTGTTAATACCTCCGCTATGAACTCCTTTGTGTAG
- the LOC139408501 gene encoding neuronal cell adhesion molecule-like isoform X5, which produces MERTRARATVFLMLFLGNLGNALEVPLDLPQPPTITHQSPKDFIIDPRENIVIHCDAKGKPHPSFSWTRNGTHFDIDQDPKVTMRPHSGTLVVDISGEKVESYEGVYQCTARNEHGTAVSNNIVIRQSRSPLWSKERNEPIIVQEGVSLVLQCRPPAGLPPPIIFWMNINFQRLPQSSRVSQALNGDLYFSNVLKEDSRNDYICYARFPHTQTIQQKQPITVTVLNHGSAEERRPTFLIPSGSSSSKMVLRGQVLELECIAEGLPTPEVSWSKVSGEFPAKRTSFLHFQKTLRIVDVSEADAGEYRCTARNRLASVHHTIRVTVKAAPYWISTPRNLVLAPRERGNLICRASGTPKPTITWAMNGIPIENSPKDPSRKVEGDTIIFEEVQTGSSAVYQCHASNEYGYLLSNAFVNVLSETPRVLTPANKVYQVIRNSRALLDCSSFGSPIPKITWFKDSRSSTLDGDPYVLHENGTLEIHVAQALNSGKYTCVARNSLGISENHVYLEVKEPTRILKQPEYMVVQRNRNVVFECKVKHDPSLIPTMTWVKDNGELPDDERFVVDSDSLTITDVTENDSGTYTCIMITTLDQDSASAELTVVEQPDPPTDLELTDQKPRSVQLTWIPGDEHNSPIHMFVIQYADSLHHHGHWHNLTVVPGFKTTAHLKLSPYVHYTFRVLALNAVGLSNPSLPSRVYKTNPSAPDENPSGVDGFGTEHDNLVISWKPMSGHQANGPGLQYKVMWRQKDVDKEWTSVTVANVSKFMVSGTPTFTPYEVQVQAINDYGIGPEPAVVTGHSGEDLPMQAPDNVQVLVLNSSLAEVHWEPVPPKTVRGRLKGYKVYYWRERSLHKHNPHHVEQQVLTFSGNKSHGILPGLQPYSLYLFNVRVFNGKGEGPASSNQQFETPEGVPGRPSFLRITNPNLDSLTLEWGPPYDRNGRLTGYTLKYQTVNISDVLGPVEELALPANETSVTLLNLKYSTRYKFYFNAKTGQGAGPVVTEEAATIMDEGNTQPSPPVARSPPAHLPFHKVHPAAPAFGNVSSSVGEDGTLISWEYWGAEKNVYVEYIVENDNSEEEWQKEYVNGSRVYVLKGLKEGLSYRVRVVAKGHNGQAVLHQSEELLVMIPAMAARQVDIATQGWFIGLMCAIALLILVLLIICFIQRNKGGKYPVKEKEDAHTDPEFQPMKEDDCTFGEYSDTEDHKPLKGSRTPSNGTVHRDNSDDSLVDYGGDGGDGQFNEDGSFIGQYSGKSSARDTAGGHESSEAPSPVNTSAMNSFV; this is translated from the exons TGCCGCAGCCACCAACCATAACCCACCAGTCTCCCAAGGATTTCATCATCGACCCTCGGGAGAACATCGTCATCCACTGTGATGCCAAGGGGAAGCCGCatcccag CTTCTCGTGGACCAGGAACGGGACCCACTTTGACATTGACCAGGACCCCAAGGTCACAATGCGACCCCACTCTGGCACCCTGGTGGTGGACATCAGTGGAGAGAAGGTTGAGTCATATGAGGGGGTGTACCAGTGTACGGCCAGGAACGAACATGGGACTGCAGTATCAAACAATATCGTCATCAGACAGTCCA GGTCCCCCTTGTGGTCGAAGGAAAGAAACGAGCCGATCATCGTTCAGGAGGGCGTGTCTCTGGTGCTACAGTGCCGGCCCCCTGCCGGCCTGCCCCCTCCCATCATCTTCTGGATGAACATCA aCTTCCAGAGGCTGCCTCAGAGCAGCCGTGTGTCCCAGGCGTTGAATGGAGACCTGTACTTCTCCAACGTCCTGAAGGAGGACTCGAGGAACGACTACATCTGTTACGCCCGCTTCCCCCACACGCAGACCATCCAGCAGAAACAACCCATCACCGTCACAGTGCTCAACc ATGGCTCggcggaggagaggagacccACCTTCCTGATTCCGTCTGGCTCCAGCAGCTCCAAgatggtgctgagaggacaggTCCTGGAGTTGGAGTGTATCGCTGAGGGACT accCACTCCAGAGGTCTCATGGAGTAAGGTGAGCGGGGAGTTCCCTGCCAAGCGGACCTCCTTCCTGCACTTCCAGAAGACACTGCGCATTGTTGACGTGTCTGAGGCGGACGCCGGAGAGTACcgctgcaccgcccgcaaccgcctGGCCTCCGTACACCACACCATCCGCGTCACCGTCAAAG CGGCCCCGTACTGGATCAGTACCCCCAGAAACCTGGTGCTGGCTCCCAGAGAGAGGGGTAATTTGATCTGCAGGGCCAGCGGTACCCCCAAACCCACCATCACCTGGGCCATGAACGGAATCCCCATAGAAA ATTCACCTAAGGACCCTAGTAGGAAGGTGGAGGGCGACACCATCATCTTCGAGGAAGTTCAGACCGGATCCAGTGCAGTCTATCAGTGCCACGCCTCCAATGAATATGGATATCTGCTGTCCAATGCCTTCGTCAACGTTCTCT CTGAAACACCCAGAGTCCTGACACCAGCTAACAAGGTCTACCAGGTGATCAGGAACAGCCGCGCCTTACTGGACTGTTCCTCCTTCGGCTCGCCCATCCCCAAAATAACATG GTTTAAGGACAGCAGGTCCAGCACCCTGGACGGGGACCCCTACGTGCTGCATGAGAACGGGACTCTGGAGATACACGTGGCCCAGGCCCTCAACAGTGGGAAGTACACTTGTGTGGCCAGGAACTCTCTGGGCATCTCCGAGAACCATGTCTATCTTGAGGTCAAAG AGCCCACGCGTATCCTGAAGCAGCCGGAGTACATGGTGGTGCAGAGGAACAGGAACGTGGTGTTTGAGTGTAAAGTAAAACACGACCCCTCCCTCATCCCTACCATGACCTGGGTCAAAGACAACGGAGAACTACCCGACGACGAGAG GTTTGTGGTGGACTCTGACAGCCTGACCATAACAGACGTGACAGAGAATGACTCAGGAACTTACACCTGCATCATGATCACTACTCTGGACCAGGACTCTGCTAGCGCTGAGCTCACTGTTGTCG AACAACCAGACCCTCCTACTGACCTGGAGCTGACAGACCAGAAGCCCAGGAGTGTCCAGCTCACCTGGATACCCGGAGACGAACACAACAGCCCTATTcaca tgtttgTGATCCAATACGCAGACTCTCTCCACCACCATGGCCACTGGCACAACCTGACGGTGGTTCCGGGCTTCAAGACCACGGCCCACCTTAAGCTGTCTCCTTATGTCCACTACACCTTCCGAGTCCTGGCCCTCAATGCCGTGGGCCTCTCCAACCCCTCCTTGCCCTCCCGCGTATACAAGACCAACCCTTCAG CTCCAGATGAGAACCCCAGTGGAGTTGATGGCTTTGGAACGGAACACGACAACCTTGTGATCTCATGGAAG CCAATGTCAGGTCACCAGGCCAACGGACCAGGCCTGCAGTACAAGGTGATGTGGAGACAGAAGGACGTGGACAAGGAGTGGACGTCAGTGACCGTGGCTAACGTCTCCAAGTTCATGGTCTCTGGCACGCCCACCTTCACACCCTACGAGGTCCAGGTTCAAGCCATCAACGACTACGGGATTGGACCTGAGCCTGCTGTGGTCACCGGGCACTCTGGGGAGGACT TGCCGATGCAGGCACCAGACAATGTCCAGGTCCTGGTGTTGAACAGCAGTCTGGCTGAGGTGCACTGGGAGCCGGTCCCTCCTAAGACAGTACGGGGACGTCTTAAGGgatacaag GTGTACTACTGGCGTGAGCGGAGCCTCCACAAACACAACCCCCACCATGTGGAGCAGCAAGTCCTGACCTTCAGTGGGAACAAGAGCCATGGCATACTCCCAGGCCTGCAGCCCTACAGCCTCTACCTGTTCAACGTCAGGGTCTTCAACGGCAAGGGGGAGGGTCCCGCCAGCTCCAACCAGCAGTTCGAGACCCCTGAGGGAG TCCCTGGGCGGCCATCTTTCCTGAGGATCACCAACCCTAACCTGGACTCTCTCACTCTGGAGTGGGGCCCTCCCTACGACCGCAACGGACGCCTCACCGGCTACACCCTCAAATATCAGACCG TCAATATCTCCGACGTGCTGGGTCCGGTGGAGGAGCTGGCCCTGCCAGCCAACGAGACCTCCGTCACTCTCCTTAACCTCAAGTACAGCACACGTTACAAGTTTTATTTCAATGCCAAAACAGGCCAGGGAGCAGGGCCTGTCGTTACAGAGGAAGCCGCAACGATCATGGACGAAG GGAACACCCAACCCTCACCTCCCGTAGCACGGTCTCCTCCGGCACACCTCCCATTCCACAAGG TGCATCCAGCGGCTCCGGCATTCGGGAACGTTAGCTCTTCCGTGGGAGAGGACGGAACGCTGATCAGTTGGGAATACTGGGGAGCGGAAAAAAACGTTTATGTAGAATATATAGTAGAGAACGATAACA GTGAAGAGGAGTGGCAGAAAGAGTATGTAAATGGCTCTCGGGTCTATGTGCTGAAGGGCTTAAAGGAGGGCCTGTCCTATAGGGTGCGAGTGGTCGCCAAGGGCCACAACGGCCAAGCGGTGCTCCACCAATCAGAAGAGCTTTTGGTGATGATTCCAG CTATGGCAGCCCGACAGGTGGATATTGCAACTCAGGGCTGGTTCATCGGCCTGATGTGTGCCATCGCTCTCCTCATCCTCGTTCTCCTCATCATCTGCTTCATACAGAGAAACAAGGGAGGAAAATACCCAG tgaAAGAAAAGGAGGACGCTCACACAGACCCAGAGTTCCAGCCCATGAAAGAGGATGACTGTACTTTCGGGGAATACAG TGACACTGAGGACCATAAGCCGTTAAAAGGGAGCCGCACACCGTCTAATGGGACGGTGCACAGGGACAACAGTGACGACAGTTTAGTAGACTACGGCGGCGATGGTGGAGACGGCCAGTTCAACGAGGATGGGTCTTTTATTGGACAGTATAGCGGGAAGAGCTCCGCCAGGGACACTGCTGGGGGCCACGAAAGCTCCGAGGCCCCGTCCCCTGTTAATACCTCCGCTATGAACTCCTTTGTGTAG